The genomic DNA ACCAGGATTATTTGGCTTACCTGGTCCATCGTTATCTTTTGGGTTCTTCTGCTCAGGTGGAATATCCGGGATCCCTTGTTTTGGAACCTTCACTTGTACGGTCTGCGGATCACTCATTCGGTTCTGTGATTCATCACTTTCATTAATGAGTTTAGCCGTTACTGAGAACGTATGAGTTCCAGGTTTTAGATTGTCGACGGTCATTGTTTGATCTGTTGTAGTCCCCAATGGCTGATACTTACCGTCAATTTTTTGCTTGACGATGAATTCAATTTTACCATCTGAACTCGTATCATGGTCCCAAGTGACTTCGGCTGTCTTCTCTTCTTGCTTGTATGATGCTTTCAGATTTTTGACTGATTCGAGTTGCTTGAATTTATTGGAAACATCATTCGGAATATTATGTCCCTTAACAAATAACTCATAATCAATCTGGTTTTCTGGTGTACCATCACTTGGCCGCTTCATCGTGCCTTTTTCGACGCCCATCCGTACGACGGTATTTGGCTTCTCGAAATCCGACGTACTCTGTGAAACCAATCCAGTCATGACATTTTTAAACAATGTTTGTGGTAAATGCTTGACATTGCTATCCGCCATATATAATGGAATGGTTTTGTCTGAGTCTTTTTCTTTGACAGTGTTTCTTGAATAGCCTGACCAAACAGCAGTGGTTAGTTTTGGTGTATAGCCGACAAACCATTCATCTTTGACTGCGCCGCTAGGTAAACTAAATTGGTCCTCCATGGTACTTCCAAAATCAGTTGAGCCTGTTTTACCTGCTAAAGGAACCCCGGGGATATTAGCATTCGTCCCGGTACCCCATTCAACTACGTCTTTTAACATGTCTGTGATCATGTAAGCTGTATAGCTGTTCATGGCCGCGTTATCTTTGTGATCAAGTTTAATGGTACGTCCATCAGGAAATACGACCTTTTTTACTGCAAACGGCTCGTTATGAACGCCGCCGTTACCAAAAGATGCATAAGCACCAGCCATTTTAACAGGCGTTGAGTTAAAAGTGCCGATGGAGTAGGACGGAACCACTTTATTAATACCGATGCCTAGATTATTAGCAAACGATTGGACTTGATCTTTTCCCTTCTCATCCATGACAGTCTCCATTGTCTTAAACGCAGGGACATTCCGGGATTTAGCAAGGTGATATCTGATTGTGTGTTTACCAGTGTAGTCACCATCCCAGTTTTTTAACGTTTTGTCATCATTATACTGATAGGGTTCGTCAACAAGCATTCTTGCCGTTGGCCAATAGAGATACTCAATAGCTGGACCATAGTCCATAATTGGTTTGGCGGTTGAGCCAACTTGGTTCGTTTCTGTCAATCCATTATTAGGTTTGTTGAAAGCGTAATTGATATCTCCATTTGTAAAATTGTGAGCTCCGCCAATTGCTCGAATGGCACCGCTCTTAGTGTCCATAACCGTTGCTGCGGATTCAAACTGTTTCTCATGTTCGATACCTTGATAAAATTG from Tuberibacillus sp. Marseille-P3662 includes the following:
- a CDS encoding transglycosylase domain-containing protein; this encodes MSEYRSRTERRQAQQSNQKKGKKKKRGLFKKIILSLVLLFLLAGLAGTITVAKIISDTPPLDMSKLKASGTTKLYDDEGQFATNAFGTNERTHVNLEQIPKLVQDAVISIEDRRFYQHLGVDPIRVGGAVVANITEGFGAEGGSTITQQLIKRAYLSPEKALTRKIKEAYLAVKLEQKKSKDQILELYLNRIYYGQGASGVAAAAQNYFGLGPKELDQLSLAQSAMLAGLPNAPSAYDPVEHPKKAKERRDQVLDAMVDNDKISQKEAEQAKKVSIKEMLEDKPEKQDNTKYAAFVDYVEHQLVEEQGVVSHKDFQSGGLKIYTTLNQTAQQKVEKALSNKQFYQGIEHEKQFESAATVMDTKSGAIRAIGGAHNFTNGDINYAFNKPNNGLTETNQVGSTAKPIMDYGPAIEYLYWPTARMLVDEPYQYNDDKTLKNWDGDYTGKHTIRYHLAKSRNVPAFKTMETVMDEKGKDQVQSFANNLGIGINKVVPSYSIGTFNSTPVKMAGAYASFGNGGVHNEPFAVKKVVFPDGRTIKLDHKDNAAMNSYTAYMITDMLKDVVEWGTGTNANIPGVPLAGKTGSTDFGSTMEDQFSLPSGAVKDEWFVGYTPKLTTAVWSGYSRNTVKEKDSDKTIPLYMADSNVKHLPQTLFKNVMTGLVSQSTSDFEKPNTVVRMGVEKGTMKRPSDGTPENQIDYELFVKGHNIPNDVSNKFKQLESVKNLKASYKQEEKTAEVTWDHDTSSDGKIEFIVKQKIDGKYQPLGTTTDQTMTVDNLKPGTHTFSVTAKLINESDESQNRMSDPQTVQVKVPKQGIPDIPPEQKNPKDNDGPGKPNNPGNGPSDNPGRGNQGEDNGPPGNSGDDETGNEGNNDEDNGNQTDNNDPSTQENDENNDETT